Genomic DNA from Paracoccus sp. MBLB3053:
TGCGGCAGGGTGTGGTTTCGTGGGCCGGCCCGCTTCGGAGACGCCGCTTTCGGCGCTGGCCATGGCCGTGCTGGCCGAGCGCGCGGGATTGCCCAAGGGTATTTTCAGCATCGTCCCCTCGGGCAAGGCATCCGATATCGGCAAGGAGTTCTGCGAGAACCCACTGATCCGCAAGCTCACCTTCACCGGCTCGACCCAGACAGGTCGCATCCTGCTGCGGCAGGCGGCCGATCAGGTATTGAAATGCTCGATGGAACTTGGGGGCAATGCGCCCTTCATCGTCTTCGATGACGCCGATCTCGATACCGCAGTCGAAGGCGCCATGGCTTCGAAATTCCGCAACAATGGCCAGACCTGCGTCTGCGCGAACCGGATCTATGTCCAGTCAGGGGTCTATGATGCCTTTGCCGAAAAGCTTGCGGCTGCGGTCGAAAAGCTGAAGGTCGGCGACGGTCTTGCCGAAGGGGTCACGACCGGGCCGCTGATCAGCGAAAAGGCGGTCGAGAAGGTTCAGGACCACATCCGGGACGCGCTGGACGGTGGCGCGCAGGTTCTGACCGGGGGCAAGGCGATGGAGGGGCTGTTCTTCGAACCTACGGTCGTTACCGGGATCACCCAATCGATGAAGGTCGCGACCGAAGAAACTTTCGGGCCACTTGCGCCGCTCTTTCGCTTCGAGACCGAGGAGGAGGCCGTGGCCCATGCCAATGACACGATCTTTGGTCTTGCCGCCTATTTCTATGCCCGCGATATCGGCCGCGTGACCCGCGTGCAGGAGGCGCTTGAATACGGCATCGTCGGTGTGAATACCGGGATCATCTCGACCGAGGTCGCGCCTTTCGGCGGGGTCAAGCAGTCCGGGCTGGGCCGCGAAGGCTCGCGGCACGGGATCGAGGACTACCTCGAAATGAAATACATCTGCCTTTCGATCTGACGGCAGTAAGGAAAAGGCCCCGGAGCGCCGCTCCGGGGCCTTGAAAAATCGGGACTGGGATCAGCGATCCTCGTCTTCGTCTTCCTCGTCGGACGCCGGGAGGTTGAAGAAGCTGTCTGCGTCCAGCGGCTCTTCCTTGGCAGGCTTCTCGTCGGCACTGCCAAGGCTGAAGTTCTCGAGCCCGGCGATCGAGCTCGGCATGCGGGGTTCTTCCGGCATGGCCAGCGAGGTTTCCGTGGAAAGCAGCTTGCGACGCTCGTCGTCGGTCATCATGGCACCTTCGGCGGTGCGGCGTTTCGCGGCCTTCTGCACGGCCGAGTCAAGCTCCGACTGGCGGCAAAGACCCAGCGCGACCGGGTCGATCGGCTGGATGTTCTGGATGTTCCAATGTGTCCGTTCGCGGATCGAGGCGATCGTCGGCTTGGTGGTGCCGACAAGCTTCGCAATCTGTGCATCTGCCAGTTCCGGGTGGAACTTGACCAGCCAGAGGATCGCCGCCGGGCGGTCCTGACGCTTCGAAAGCGGGGTGTAGCGCGGACCACGACGCTTTTCCTCGCCCTCGGCGGCGGGGTTGTGCTTCAGGCGCAGCTTGTAGCGCGGGTCCTTCTGACCTTTTTCGATCTCGATCGGTTCGAGCTGGTTCGAGGCAACGGGATCGAAGCCTTTGACACCAACCGCCACGTCGCCGTCGGCAATGCCCTGAACTTCGAGCTCATGCATGCCACAGAAGTCGCCGATCTGCTTGAAGCTGAGCGTCGTATTGTCGACCAGCCAGACGGCGGTGGCCTTGGCCATCAGCGGCTTGTTCATGACCTTCTCCTTAACAATATCTTCTTCGGCCGGGAAAACGGCTTCTGGCGGGCGCCATTCCATTTTCGGGGAGGGGGGATTGCCGTTTATATATGCTTTCATGGAACCGGAATAAAGCCTGAATTTCGTGGCGCGCGGGCATG
This window encodes:
- a CDS encoding NAD-dependent succinate-semialdehyde dehydrogenase, producing MNKHATDLKMLLKDPSLLETRAYVAGEWVEADDKATFDVVNPARGDVIAQVTDLGRAEVARAIAAAAEAMKGWSARTAKERAQIMRKWFDLMMENQEDLAKILTAEMGKPLAEAKGEIAYGASFIEWFGEEAKRIYGETIPGHLPDKRLTVIRQPIGVVASITPWNFPNAMITRKCAPALAAGCGFVGRPASETPLSALAMAVLAERAGLPKGIFSIVPSGKASDIGKEFCENPLIRKLTFTGSTQTGRILLRQAADQVLKCSMELGGNAPFIVFDDADLDTAVEGAMASKFRNNGQTCVCANRIYVQSGVYDAFAEKLAAAVEKLKVGDGLAEGVTTGPLISEKAVEKVQDHIRDALDGGAQVLTGGKAMEGLFFEPTVVTGITQSMKVATEETFGPLAPLFRFETEEEAVAHANDTIFGLAAYFYARDIGRVTRVQEALEYGIVGVNTGIISTEVAPFGGVKQSGLGREGSRHGIEDYLEMKYICLSI
- a CDS encoding DUF1013 domain-containing protein; this translates as MNKPLMAKATAVWLVDNTTLSFKQIGDFCGMHELEVQGIADGDVAVGVKGFDPVASNQLEPIEIEKGQKDPRYKLRLKHNPAAEGEEKRRGPRYTPLSKRQDRPAAILWLVKFHPELADAQIAKLVGTTKPTIASIRERTHWNIQNIQPIDPVALGLCRQSELDSAVQKAAKRRTAEGAMMTDDERRKLLSTETSLAMPEEPRMPSSIAGLENFSLGSADEKPAKEEPLDADSFFNLPASDEEDEDEDR